One Embleya scabrispora DNA segment encodes these proteins:
- a CDS encoding sigma-70 family RNA polymerase sigma factor: MTSFCTRGRDTGGQACSTPDGEPADLAEPADLAERVYRQYSTPLLSFCLKLTGGDRPWAEDVVQETMVRAWRHAGTIADDTSNLMPWLATVARRIVMDDRRARRSRPQECSPEPLEYVLADDQWEPLLWKMAVADALPSLTAAHREIIAETVLSDRDLKQAAELLGIPVGTAKSRTYYAIRALRQALEERGGG; the protein is encoded by the coding sequence GTGACGTCTTTTTGTACCCGAGGCCGTGACACCGGCGGCCAGGCCTGCTCGACGCCCGACGGCGAGCCGGCGGACCTCGCGGAACCCGCGGACCTCGCGGAACGCGTCTATCGGCAATACTCCACGCCGTTGTTGTCGTTCTGCCTCAAGCTCACCGGCGGGGACCGGCCGTGGGCCGAGGACGTGGTCCAGGAGACCATGGTGCGCGCGTGGCGGCACGCGGGCACGATCGCCGACGACACGTCGAACCTGATGCCGTGGCTGGCGACGGTGGCGCGCCGGATCGTGATGGACGACCGCCGTGCGCGCCGTTCCCGGCCGCAGGAGTGCAGCCCGGAGCCCCTGGAGTACGTTTTGGCCGACGACCAGTGGGAGCCCCTGCTCTGGAAGATGGCCGTCGCCGACGCACTGCCCTCGCTCACCGCCGCGCATCGCGAGATCATCGCCGAGACGGTGTTGAGCGATCGCGATCTCAAGCAGGCCGCCGAACTGCTCGGCATACCGGTCGGAACGGCGAAGTCCCGTACCTACTACGCGATCCGCGCCCTTCGGCAGGCTCTGGAGGAGCGCGGCGGCGGATGA
- a CDS encoding WXG100 family type VII secretion target, translated as MADIKVDYDEIRSAATRMGTKLTDISNELDDLQTQVANLLHDGLVFEKASPALQEAYQTFSTQMKNSAANISAYAKNFTEIADSLGKSDTKLMGDINAAIAKMKAEAAAHK; from the coding sequence ATGGCCGACATCAAGGTCGATTACGACGAAATCCGCAGCGCCGCCACGCGGATGGGCACCAAGCTGACCGACATCTCCAATGAGCTCGACGACCTCCAGACCCAGGTCGCCAATCTGCTCCACGACGGCCTGGTGTTCGAGAAGGCCAGCCCCGCCCTGCAGGAGGCGTACCAAACCTTCAGCACGCAGATGAAGAACTCGGCGGCCAACATCAGCGCGTATGCCAAGAACTTCACCGAGATCGCGGACTCACTGGGTAAATCCGACACGAAGCTGATGGGCGACATCAACGCCGCCATCGCGAAGATGAAGGCGGAAGCTGCGGCACACAAGTAG
- a CDS encoding serine/arginine repetitive matrix protein 2 produces the protein MADFAIDYTNLHEINTKLRELAKQADSGSGGAFRELGEAGAAERRAALGTSGLSTSFNSFYHHSKSRTAKAKEGLNKLADSFKAVSDLFFDQDSRISGSAGLITTGLGIDQWRNTKAVHDKWLADKAKWDDYLASIGATQYFRDHPEESIRHACHDPEAPAWCAAWIAKGENSAPPKPGDEPPKPSDKPPTSHHYEDEHGKIDVSVELDKDNNIVKETSKITNPQGQTYETTTTYKGPPEWVDDVPGAGKNGKPGRIDVRDYSITTTLSDGTKSTSDFTINKDGSGTMISHSGKTTEHYIRDGPQSEWKRDPKYADEDAGRDGTEKGGGVQKPPPGGKIN, from the coding sequence ATGGCGGATTTCGCCATCGACTACACCAACCTGCACGAGATCAACACCAAGCTCAGAGAACTCGCCAAGCAGGCTGATTCGGGCTCCGGCGGGGCATTTCGCGAGCTGGGCGAGGCCGGCGCCGCCGAGCGCCGCGCGGCCCTGGGCACCTCCGGCCTCTCGACCTCGTTCAACAGCTTCTATCACCACTCCAAGTCCCGTACCGCCAAGGCCAAGGAGGGGCTGAACAAGCTCGCCGACAGCTTCAAGGCGGTGTCCGACCTCTTCTTCGACCAGGACTCCAGGATCTCCGGCTCGGCGGGACTGATCACCACCGGCCTGGGCATCGACCAATGGCGCAACACCAAGGCCGTGCACGACAAGTGGCTCGCGGACAAGGCCAAGTGGGACGACTACCTGGCCTCGATCGGTGCCACCCAGTACTTCCGCGATCACCCGGAGGAGAGCATCCGGCACGCATGCCACGATCCGGAGGCGCCCGCGTGGTGTGCCGCCTGGATCGCCAAGGGTGAGAACAGCGCGCCCCCCAAGCCCGGCGACGAGCCCCCCAAGCCCAGTGACAAGCCGCCGACTTCGCACCACTACGAGGACGAGCACGGCAAGATCGACGTGAGTGTCGAGTTGGACAAGGACAACAACATCGTCAAGGAGACGTCGAAGATCACCAATCCGCAGGGGCAGACCTACGAGACGACCACCACGTACAAGGGTCCCCCGGAATGGGTCGACGACGTACCGGGCGCGGGCAAGAACGGAAAGCCCGGCCGGATCGACGTCCGCGACTACTCGATCACCACCACGTTGAGCGACGGCACCAAGAGTACGTCGGACTTCACCATCAACAAGGACGGCAGTGGCACCATGATCAGCCACTCCGGGAAGACGACCGAGCACTACATTCGCGACGGACCCCAGAGCGAGTGGAAGCGCGATCCCAAGTACGCCGACGAGGACGCCGGCAGGGACGGTACCGAAAAGGGCGGGGGCGTGCAGAAGCCGCCGCCCGGAGGCAAGATCAACTGA
- a CDS encoding FtsK/SpoIIIE domain-containing protein: MPVNLALTTTDPQGRRSDHLLDVPDSATVADLGSVLGAADLFLGDRRLNPDARVGASGIRPGAVIGLGGPAPTETATRAWRPPGSDPVLVTVRHVSGPGAGRVWRLGPGRHEVGTDRACALRLDGGGAPAQGTWITVGADGSVTVALPDDADEADCGLRSLTPPPPVDPITGTPLSAEEPAGTQEGGPGGHSTEPPPTGPDGQPVQPPPPPVGQLPPLDDGSLPWPTYADLSLGEHLLRPGPPDEPEAAVRPAPDGLGIEYNRPPRIAPHLDAESIRMMGPPTDTSKRPFPFLMMIAPLLMGLAMMFLFRSLFFVIFVFFTPLMAVGNWISGKRTGRRDYQEAKRVYRIRRSALETEMRRATVEERGLRNSTFPDPAALLLTATGPGLALWQRRRRDSDHLTIRLGTLTRASLKSIDDQARENHYRNVNWRIADVPFGVEMTAFGVVGIGASGELPRRIASWAVIQTAVLHSPRDVRVVVLTEDEHAEAWQWVRWLPHLRPGRPGAAVVALGTDPESTAHRVNELISDVQTRLDSSQSALGPTLQREPDVLVILDGARRLRDVPGMIEVLTNGPAVRVFSLCLEEREHLLPEECTAVVTANGGRLDLKASHVPEVKGIRADLVDPAWCEEVARALAPVLDVTVESDSGLPSEVALLPLIGQEPPDAEVLLRAWARRPASTTFVLGSGYEGVLRLDLVRDGPHGLIGGTTGSGKSELLQTMIASLAAVNRPDELTFVLVDYKGGSAFRECAELPHTLGMITDLDGHLVKRALASLDAELRRRETVLNEVEAKDHTEYRIKRARDPRLPPLPRLLLVIDEFATLVRELPDFVPGLISLAQRGRSLGLHLLLATQRPGGSVSNEIKANTNLRMALRVTDRSESQDIIDGIEAAGISANNPGRALVRRGEGPPTPFQTAFVGGERPGAVPSSIAKAAATRPVRGIRLGWQRLGRPLDFSEADAGADIENDTDTGPESPFDPHEDSMSGQSEELPTDLRALVDALREAADRLPDFRPQPSPWLPPMDDRMRLDELPAIPEPAPGALPMVPYALLDIPHLQARRLAAIDFASFGHLYVIGAPRSGRTQVLRTIAGAGALTIPCSDLHIYAIDAAGGGLSVLEALPHCGAVVSRHDAERMERLINRLIAELTVRQRLIARHDCADVTELRGKVGKDQRPAHLVLMVDGWDALSTMLDDYDGGRLYADVVRLLREGQGAGIHVIATSERLLLGGRLAAHNDHRLLLRQTDPGDYTLIGIPRNSIPAAVAPGRGWLAPGAIEAQIALLPSIAEAPVAAAVDGDDPSANDQSDQAEAMRELGRRATVRDSNVPDVRRPFRVGEMPTLIGFQEAHDRVPQSLRKPFHALLGVGGDAVAPLTYDFADGGGSFMVAGPPRSGRTTALAAMCVSLLMGGTRLVVLTPRDSQLRKLSAHGLAQVLTDPDPEPEVLVEALTSVREHPVVVVVDDADLMLACSADSVLRRIATSGRDHGQGLLLAGLAESMSSLGWVGMARRSRRGLLLGPKTLGEADLIGARLSAEQVRTPLGPGRGWTAGDAGAAIAVQVPLTVLDG, encoded by the coding sequence ATGCCCGTGAATCTCGCTCTCACCACCACCGATCCGCAGGGCCGGCGCTCCGACCACCTGCTGGACGTGCCCGATTCGGCGACCGTCGCCGACCTCGGGTCGGTGCTGGGCGCCGCCGATCTGTTCCTGGGTGATCGGCGGCTCAATCCCGACGCGCGCGTGGGCGCGAGCGGCATCCGCCCCGGTGCGGTGATCGGTCTCGGCGGTCCCGCGCCGACCGAGACCGCGACGCGGGCGTGGCGACCGCCCGGGTCCGATCCGGTCCTGGTCACCGTGCGGCACGTCTCGGGCCCCGGCGCGGGCCGGGTCTGGCGGCTCGGCCCCGGCCGGCACGAGGTCGGCACCGATCGTGCGTGCGCGTTGCGCCTGGACGGCGGCGGCGCCCCCGCGCAGGGCACCTGGATCACGGTAGGCGCGGACGGCTCCGTCACGGTCGCCCTCCCGGACGACGCCGACGAGGCCGACTGCGGCCTGCGCAGCCTCACCCCGCCGCCGCCCGTCGATCCGATCACCGGCACCCCGCTGTCCGCCGAGGAGCCGGCCGGCACGCAGGAGGGCGGCCCCGGCGGGCACTCGACGGAGCCCCCGCCGACGGGCCCGGACGGACAACCCGTACAGCCGCCGCCGCCGCCCGTCGGCCAACTGCCGCCGCTCGACGACGGCTCGCTCCCCTGGCCGACCTACGCCGACCTGTCCCTCGGTGAGCACCTGCTGCGCCCCGGCCCGCCTGACGAACCCGAGGCCGCGGTACGCCCGGCCCCGGACGGCCTCGGCATCGAGTACAACCGGCCGCCGCGCATCGCCCCGCACCTGGACGCCGAGTCGATCCGGATGATGGGCCCGCCGACGGATACCAGCAAACGCCCGTTCCCCTTCCTGATGATGATCGCCCCGCTCCTGATGGGCCTGGCGATGATGTTCCTGTTCCGAAGCTTGTTCTTCGTCATCTTCGTGTTCTTCACGCCGCTGATGGCGGTCGGCAACTGGATCTCCGGAAAGCGCACCGGTCGCCGCGACTACCAGGAGGCGAAGCGGGTCTATCGCATCCGCCGATCGGCCCTGGAAACCGAGATGCGCCGCGCGACTGTCGAGGAACGCGGGCTGCGCAACTCGACGTTCCCGGATCCGGCGGCGCTGTTGCTGACCGCGACCGGCCCCGGCTTGGCCCTCTGGCAGCGCCGACGGCGCGACTCCGACCACCTGACGATCCGACTGGGCACCCTCACCCGCGCGTCCCTCAAGAGCATCGACGACCAGGCCCGGGAGAACCACTACCGCAACGTCAACTGGCGGATCGCGGACGTGCCGTTCGGGGTCGAGATGACCGCCTTCGGGGTGGTCGGGATCGGCGCGTCCGGGGAGTTGCCGCGCCGGATCGCGAGTTGGGCGGTGATCCAGACCGCCGTCCTGCACAGCCCACGCGATGTGCGCGTCGTCGTGCTGACCGAGGACGAGCACGCCGAGGCCTGGCAGTGGGTGCGGTGGTTGCCGCACCTGCGTCCCGGCCGACCCGGCGCCGCGGTGGTGGCCCTCGGCACCGATCCGGAGAGCACCGCACACCGGGTCAACGAGTTGATCTCCGACGTGCAGACCCGCCTGGACTCCTCGCAGTCGGCGCTCGGCCCCACCCTGCAGCGCGAACCCGACGTGCTGGTGATCCTGGACGGCGCCCGCCGTCTGCGCGATGTCCCGGGCATGATCGAGGTGTTGACCAACGGCCCGGCCGTGCGGGTGTTCAGCCTGTGCCTGGAGGAGCGCGAACACCTGCTGCCGGAGGAGTGCACGGCGGTGGTGACGGCGAACGGCGGCCGGCTCGACCTGAAGGCGTCACACGTTCCGGAGGTCAAGGGCATCCGGGCCGATCTGGTCGACCCCGCCTGGTGCGAGGAGGTCGCGCGCGCCCTGGCGCCGGTGCTCGACGTCACCGTGGAGAGCGATTCCGGACTGCCGTCCGAGGTCGCGCTGTTGCCGCTGATCGGCCAGGAACCGCCGGACGCCGAGGTGCTGCTGCGGGCCTGGGCGCGCCGCCCGGCGTCCACCACGTTCGTCCTGGGCAGCGGGTACGAGGGTGTGTTGCGCCTGGACCTGGTCCGCGACGGCCCGCACGGCCTGATCGGCGGCACCACCGGCTCGGGCAAGTCGGAACTCCTGCAGACGATGATCGCGTCGCTGGCAGCGGTCAACCGGCCGGACGAACTGACCTTCGTGCTGGTCGACTACAAGGGCGGCAGCGCGTTTCGCGAATGCGCCGAACTCCCGCACACACTCGGCATGATCACCGACCTGGACGGCCACCTGGTCAAACGCGCGCTGGCCTCTCTCGACGCCGAACTCCGCCGCCGCGAGACGGTCCTGAACGAGGTCGAGGCCAAGGACCACACCGAATACCGGATCAAGCGCGCGCGTGATCCGCGACTGCCCCCGCTGCCGCGACTTCTGCTGGTGATCGACGAGTTCGCCACCCTGGTGCGCGAACTGCCGGACTTCGTACCCGGTTTGATCAGCCTCGCCCAGCGCGGCCGCTCGCTCGGTCTGCACCTGCTGCTGGCCACCCAGCGGCCCGGCGGCTCGGTCAGCAACGAGATCAAGGCCAACACCAACCTGCGCATGGCCCTGCGGGTGACCGACCGCTCGGAGAGCCAGGACATCATCGACGGCATCGAGGCCGCCGGCATCTCGGCCAACAACCCGGGACGGGCCCTGGTCCGCCGCGGCGAGGGCCCGCCCACGCCGTTCCAGACCGCGTTCGTCGGCGGGGAACGCCCCGGCGCGGTGCCGAGTTCGATCGCCAAGGCCGCCGCGACCCGGCCGGTACGCGGCATCCGGCTCGGCTGGCAGCGCCTCGGCCGCCCGCTCGACTTCTCCGAAGCCGACGCCGGTGCCGACATCGAGAACGACACGGACACGGGACCCGAGTCGCCCTTCGACCCGCACGAGGATTCGATGTCCGGGCAGTCCGAGGAGCTGCCGACGGACCTGCGCGCCCTGGTGGACGCGCTGCGCGAAGCCGCGGACCGGCTGCCCGACTTCCGGCCGCAGCCCAGCCCCTGGCTGCCGCCGATGGACGACCGCATGCGGCTGGACGAGTTGCCCGCCATTCCGGAGCCGGCGCCCGGCGCGCTGCCGATGGTCCCCTACGCCCTGCTCGACATCCCGCACCTCCAGGCCCGGCGTCTGGCCGCGATCGACTTCGCGTCCTTCGGCCACCTGTACGTCATCGGCGCACCACGTTCCGGCCGCACCCAGGTGCTGCGCACCATCGCGGGCGCGGGGGCGCTCACCATCCCGTGCTCCGATCTGCACATCTACGCGATCGACGCGGCCGGCGGGGGCCTGAGCGTGCTGGAGGCGCTGCCGCACTGCGGCGCGGTCGTCTCGCGCCACGACGCGGAGCGCATGGAGCGGCTGATCAACCGGCTGATCGCCGAACTGACCGTTCGGCAGCGGCTGATCGCCCGGCACGACTGCGCCGACGTCACCGAACTGCGCGGCAAGGTGGGCAAGGATCAACGGCCCGCGCATCTGGTGCTCATGGTGGACGGCTGGGACGCGCTGAGCACCATGCTCGACGACTACGACGGCGGCCGGTTGTACGCCGACGTCGTGCGGCTCCTGCGCGAGGGCCAGGGTGCCGGGATCCATGTGATCGCCACGTCGGAGCGGCTGTTGCTCGGCGGGCGCCTGGCCGCGCACAACGACCATCGGCTGCTGCTGCGCCAGACCGACCCGGGCGACTACACGCTCATCGGGATCCCCCGCAACAGCATCCCGGCGGCGGTGGCGCCGGGGCGGGGTTGGCTCGCGCCGGGGGCGATCGAGGCGCAGATCGCGTTGTTGCCGTCGATCGCCGAGGCGCCGGTCGCGGCGGCCGTCGACGGGGATGACCCGTCGGCGAACGACCAGAGTGATCAGGCCGAGGCGATGCGGGAGTTGGGCCGGCGGGCGACCGTCCGCGACAGCAACGTGCCGGACGTACGGCGCCCGTTCCGGGTCGGCGAGATGCCGACGCTGATCGGGTTCCAGGAGGCGCACGACCGGGTGCCGCAGTCGCTGCGCAAGCCGTTCCACGCGCTGTTGGGTGTGGGCGGCGACGCGGTGGCTCCGCTGACCTACGACTTCGCGGACGGCGGCGGGTCGTTCATGGTCGCCGGGCCGCCGCGCAGCGGGCGCACCACGGCACTGGCCGCGATGTGTGTGTCGCTGCTGATGGGCGGCACCCGGCTGGTCGTTCTCACCCCGCGCGACTCGCAGTTGCGCAAGTTGTCCGCACACGGCTTGGCGCAGGTGCTCACCGACCCCGATCCGGAGCCGGAGGTGCTGGTGGAGGCACTGACCTCGGTGCGCGAGCATCCGGTGGTGGTCGTGGTGGACGACGCCGATCTGATGCTGGCCTGCTCCGCCGACTCGGTATTGCGCCGGATCGCGACGTCGGGCCGGGACCACGGTCAGGGGCTGCTGCTGGCCGGGTTGGCCGAGTCGATGAGTTCGCTGGGTTGGGTCGGCATGGCTCGGCGTTCGCGGCGCGGCCTGTTGCTGGGGCCCAAGACGCTCGGCGAGGCGGATCTGATCGGGGCCCGGCTGTCGGCCGAGCAGGTGCGTACCCCGCTGGGTCCGGGCCGAGGCTGGACCGCGGGCGACGCGGGCGCGGCCATCGCGGTCCAGGTGCCGCTGACGGTGCTGGACGGCTGA